A region of the Mytilus edulis chromosome 11, xbMytEdul2.2, whole genome shotgun sequence genome:
caatgtaaccgtagcatcagtaattattgttacattcgtaattaaaactggttcctcacccaactttggTTTCCGACAATTactctccaatgtaacaataatatttttattattgttacatttccttGTAACCGTAGCCAGTACCTTGTAAATAAACCCATGccctaaatcaaataaaatttgttGACCTATAATCGACAACCCAGTTCATGTTGGCtatcactatcgctcgggcataAATAATTACGAATATAATtcatacccatgttaaaactagaatagagtatagcttgcatcaattatttcttatgCATCgaaaccacaggcacttgtctcagaaattatttttttcctatataccttaatattaaggtatatagggaaaaaaattctgagacaagtatttttttaatattaaggtaatatatagtaaaaaaaaattctgagacaagtgcttgtgatcGAAACGACATGAAGTTTTCTCGATCACCTGTCTGAACTCGTCAATTTCCGTTCCTCCGTCTTAGGAGTAGCGGATTCACCCGAAGGTTGCCGAGTGAAAGTTCTCCATAGACAGAAAAATAGTTGGCGAAGGTCGTCTGACTACTATGTCTGGAATGTTCTCTTTTATCCATTCTTCAAGTTTAAATATTGGTTGAGTGAGGTCTTCTTCAACTTTTTTGTACAAGTATCCAAAAGAAATGTGGAATTTCAATTTCGCATCACTATTATAAAAGTTATCTACACACCACGATCTAAGACTTTTTATTTGACCTATTTGTACTGAAGACATTAATTGAACATCCATAACAATTCCCGTAgaagttcttttaatttttgaaacagAAACGTGTATTTCGTTCAGAtctttaaattcttttattttgtttgccATCTTGAAGAAAGCAGGTTTCATAACATGATTCAATGTAATTGAATCTCGGCTTTTTGGTGCTCGCCCGCTCTGGTCGACCTGGTAGGGATATAATTTCTCCCGCTGATTCCACAAATTGAAGACTGTCATATGATACGTGGTATAGTTTAGTGGTTTATAGTACTTTGAAATAGGTGATGAATTGAATACTTTATACAATTCTATAAGTTTCGGTGTTATATCGCACATAGATATGATCGAATAAGCGAGAAACGGCACGTAATTCCCTAATTCATCTATCTTGTCTATTTTTACGGTATTGTGTCTTTTCACATCCGGGAATACGTTCACATACATCAAATATACGCAGACACAAATAAAAAACCCGAATAATATCTGATGCAATTGTTTCATTATGTGTCTATACACCTTTTTCACTATTTGGTCGAATTACAATGCCTTTATCGCATACCCCTTGACAACAATTGCAGAAGatcctagtactatatgaactagcTTACGGGAATTTTCCATCGTTTGTTTACAGAAATTGACATTGGAAATCCGATGACGAAAAATTGATTTCGATCCAGGAAGTacagtaatttatatataatgtaaaaatTAATAGAGCGAGACGACATAACGTAGTTCTTATACACACTGcatgtagatactattctgtacgctatccggaagtcgtaATTTTCGAAGCGAGGATTTCAAACTGGCTAACAGAACGGTTTTGTTGTGGTactttttctcatcatttgtttactcctatatctatggcgttccggtaatactcggcaaattccggaaaatatacCTCAATGCTATGTTTTGCCGTCTACTAAAATCaccagaaatatatttgtattgtctgatgaaagaaatTCAGTACACGTTATAGTTCCATGGACACAatcatattatcatatacttagactaaataacacatgatttttaccgtatgataatagcattaaattaaagtattttccatatttttcgaattggtgcttagcgggctgacatgaaaagtttatcacatgctttgaTTGTTATCAAATGCCTtttctttgctcattgttgaaggccatacggtgacctatatttgctaatgtctgtgtcattttgatctctaaTGGAAGgttttttcattggcaatcataccgcatcttcttttttatattatcatttatgataCGGAATccgagaaaaaataataaaaagttatacCAGTGACGGATTCAACAAAATTGGGATCTGGcggttttaaactttttttttaaccttcaatgcatttgtatggaaACACATATTTGGAATCCTCTTTTCTTCTAGATTGgacccctctccatttaaaaatgtctggaaacccccatgtatattaagtggtttatgatgagatgcgcttacaaaaccggcgaaacatgttgtaccggtccaacggacgaacggaaagacggacttcattATCACTTTAAACCACCGCTttacaaagtggtgtacaattgagtgtgaaAGAGACAGATCTATATCCAAAATCAAAGTGAAGGAACTTTGATCAATAATAGGCTacacagtacggcctcgaatgttggtaaatacatgcatttttatataacaattaaatctgtgtgtttatacaattttaagtataacggaggacatttctgaaacttatataaacaaacaaaccttcctcttatttcAGCAACATTCAAACATCATTTTTCCCAAATACTTCTTTTTTCCCACTTTTTTTCTATCCGTTTTCCCCTGTACCCCACATCGCTACTTGTTTTATCCGTTTCCCCCTGTACCCCCACATCGCTATACTTGTTTTATCCGTTTCCCCCCTGTACCCCACATCGCTACTTGTTTTATCCGTTTCCCTCTGTACCTCCACATCGCTACTTGTTTTAACCATTCCCCCCTGTACCCAAAATCGCTACTTGTTTTATCCGTTTCCTCCCTGTACCCCACATCGCTACTTGTTTTATCCGTTTCTCCCTGTACCCCCACGTCGCTACTTGTTTTATCCGATTCCCCCTGTAACCCCACATCGGAACTTGTTTTATCCGTTTCCCCCTGTATTCCACATCGCTACTTGTTTTATCCAATTCCCCCTGTACCCCACATCGCTACTTGTTTTATCCGTTTTACCCTGTACCCCACATCGCTACTTGTTTTATCCGTTTCCCCTCTATCCCACATCGCAACTTGTTTCATCCTTTCACCCTGTACCCCACATCGCTACTTGTTTTATCCGTTTCCCCCTGTACCCAACATCGCTACTTGTGTTATCCGTTTCCCCCTGTACCAGTCACATCGCTACTAGTTTTATCCGTTTCCACCTGTACCCCCACATCGCTACGTGTTTTATCCGTTTCCCCCTGTATCCCACATCGCTACTTGTTTTATCCGTTTCCCTCTGTACCCCACATCGCTACTTGTTTTATCCGTTTCCCTCTGTATCCCACATCGCTACTTGTTTTATCCGTTTCCCTCTGTACCCCACATCGCTACTTGTTTCATCCGTTTCCCTCTGTATCCCACATCGCTACTTGTTTTATCCGTTTCCCTCTGTACCCCACATCGCTACTTGTTTTATCCGTTTCCCTCTGTACCCCACATCGCTACTTGTTTTATCCGTTCCCCCCTGAACCCCAAATCGCTACTTGGTTTCCCCCTGTACCCAACATCGCTACTTGTTTTATCCGTTTCCCTCTGTACCCCACATCGCTACTTGTTTTATCCGTTCCCCCCTGAAGCCCAAATCGCTACTTGGTTTCCCCCTGTACCCAACATCGCTACTTGTTTTATCCGTTTCCCTCTGTATCCCACATCGCTACTTGTTTTATCCGTTTCCCTCTGTACCCCACATCGCTACTTGTTTTATCCGTTTCCCTCTGTACCCCACATCGCTACTTGTTTTATCCGTTTCCCTCTGtacccccacttatgaaaattcctggatccgccactggaaatCTCTTTAAATTAGTTTCTACTGGTAAAACTTTTGATATTTAAAGTTTCAAACTATTTTGATACTTTCATTacgaaaaaaaaaagatgctgaatgttggttttaatttttgtaaactgctaaaataattaagcattttttaaaaattaaatttttaattttaaaactttccCATTCTGAAACATTATAACAGAAAAGCAGATCACCGCCCCTATTCTACAAAATAAGTATAACCCTTCCTAACCCATTCCCTTACCTATTAGACTGACCACTGTTCCGTGCGATATTCCTGTCAATCAAAAAGATCAAAAGCCATAAATCGTTTGATGTCTACGCAGTTTTATTATGCAAATTTTAATGAGCCTGGGAAAAAGCATCTCGCCGACATCGAAAAATCTTACCCAGCGTCATTTGTTACAAATTTGCAGACTCGACAAGATGGATTACAGTCCGTTCAAAGATTATTTGAATTTCAGTTCtcttttatttaaagaaagaGAAGAACATGTCGAGAAGACTACAGAATTGTTATCTGAAACAGAGGTTGATTATTGGGCAAACTCGATTAGCTCAATTGAAGATATTTTATCATCGGAGCCGTTTACTTCTGATTCTTTTTCGGATGAAGACCTTGATGTATTTGAAAATATGCCAGACGCAACAGACGACAACATGATGGCTGtacaaatatataacaatgatCAGGATCAGTTGTGTCGGTCGGACTCTCTTTCGTCCGGTGAGACCGCATCTTCCGGAGAAAACAGCTTTTCAGATGATGGATATTCCAGTGATTACCTTTTATCAGCTTTTCTAAGACAATTGAACGGTAGCTCTGATAATATGCTACAAGCTCCGCTACAATACCAGATAATGCCAGCTAAACCCGCTTCCGAAGAGAAATACTGCATTCTTTGTAAACGGAACGGTGAAACCAGAGAATATTACACTACACATGTGTTGAAAGACAATAGGGGAAAAGTAATATGCCCAGTACTCCGCAAGTACGTTTGCCCGAAGTGTAAAGCCACAGGGGATAACGCCCATACACTCCGCCATTGTCCGTTCTCTGATGCCCAGGGGTCGTCCACTACGGAGACATGTTACACCCTAAGAAGTAGCTGTGGAAGACGAAGAAAGAAGATAGCCTAATTTGATGGAAGAAGATCGACTTATTGACGAAAGAAGATCGCCTTTAGTATATGACGTGAAAAGATGGCCAAATTTGAATGgaagacaatattttattcaagatgaaacgatatattttttaaactttttgttaatacttttaatttgtgaaatattctttaaatcttttaaatgcGTTTTGATAACAAGATTGCGAGAATCtaattcaattttaaatatcGAAAacgtttaataacatt
Encoded here:
- the LOC139494028 gene encoding uncharacterized protein, coding for MDYSPFKDYLNFSSLLFKEREEHVEKTTELLSETEVDYWANSISSIEDILSSEPFTSDSFSDEDLDVFENMPDATDDNMMAVQIYNNDQDQLCRSDSLSSGETASSGENSFSDDGYSSDYLLSAFLRQLNGSSDNMLQAPLQYQIMPAKPASEEKYCILCKRNGETREYYTTHVLKDNRGKVICPVLRKYVCPKCKATGDNAHTLRHCPFSDAQGSSTTETCYTLRSSCGRRRKKIA